The Perca fluviatilis chromosome 2, GENO_Pfluv_1.0, whole genome shotgun sequence genome includes a region encoding these proteins:
- the LOC120553269 gene encoding olfactory receptor 52E8-like: MFYTNVTRITNFFILGFPGLSQEYYGAASALLLVLFLAIAVGNIFILVFVRCERSLHKPTYLIFCHLALTDLMFGTVTLPKIISKYWFDDSIISFYGCFVQMYFVHFLGASHSFILMVMALDRFIAICAPLRYTALFTNNTVSVLCGISWILPMSWMVGIVVDALRLPYCNSNIITHCFCDHIAITVLGCENVREVQVVAFGMAMFSLMLPLAFIIFSYFVIIVAVMRMTSSNSSRMLALSTCSPQILITFLYYMPRCFVYLANFVGFTFSVPVRIVVVMLYSILPAAINPLIYCFKTKDIKEHLKKKLVTRKINSSTTTG, translated from the coding sequence ATGTTCTACACTAATGTAACAAGGATTACAAATTTCTTCATCCTGGGATTTCCTGGACTTTCACAGGAGTATTATGGAGCTGCGTCAGCCCTGCTTTTGGTTCTCTTCTTGGCTATAGCTGtaggaaatatttttattttagtgtttGTTAGATGTGAGAGGTCTCTTCACAAACCCACATATCTGATATTTTGCCACTTGGCACTAACTGACTTAATGTTTGGGACTGTTACTCTGCCAAAGATTATATCAAAATATTGGTTTGATGACAGCATCATTTCATTTTATGGATGCTTTGTACAAATGTACTTTGTTCATTTTTTGGGGGCGTCTCATTCTTTCATCCTGATGGTGATGGCCCTTGATCGCTTTATTGCAATTTGTGCTCCACTGCGTTACACAGCTCTTTTCACAAACAACACTGTTTCTGTGCTTTGTGGAATATCATGGATTTTGCCAATGTCATGGATGGTGGGTATAGTTGTAGATGCTCTGAGATTGCCTTACTGTAATTCAAACATAATTACACATTGCTTTTGTGACCATATAGCAATAACAGTGCTTGGATGTGAGAATGTACGAGAAGTTCAGGTAGTTGCATTTGGTATGGCCATGTTCAGTTTGATGTTGCCTCTGGCTTTTATCATCTTCTCTTATTTTGTCATCATTGTTGCAGTTATGAGAATGACCAGTTCTAATAGCAGTCGCATGTTGGCTCTGTCTACCTGCTCGCCACAGATTCTCATCACATTTCTCTATTACATGCCAAGATGCTTCGTGTACCTGGCAAATTTTGTGGGATTTACATTCAGTGTCCCAGTTCGCATAGTTGTTGTAATGCTGTACAGTATTTTACCTGCTGCTATTAACCCATTAATATACTGTTTCAAAACCAAGGATATCAAAGAACACTTGAAAAAGAAATTAGTTACTAGGAAAATTAATAGCAGTACAACAACTGGATAA